In the Diceros bicornis minor isolate mBicDic1 chromosome X, mDicBic1.mat.cur, whole genome shotgun sequence genome, TGGGATCTGACCCCCCAGGGAGGAGGATGTTGTGTAGACGGCGGAGTTCCACACACGGAGTTGTGAGGCTTCTTcacagaggggaggaaggcatcCTGTGCAGGCGGTTTGAGGTTTTTCACAGCTTTTCTGCATCAGACGCGGGAGGCCCACGCCCAGGACTGGGGGGGCCGGCGTCTCGCGGGCTCAGCGTTTCCCGCTGTGGATGCTGCTGCCTCGACAACGCTTTCTAGGGTTCGGCTTCAGGACGGTTGGGAAAAGCGGAGGATGCCACGGCTTCCGTGCAGAATCCGGTCCCCAACACCGGCCTTTTCTGCATCACCTCCACCCGCCAGTTGAAGTCCTTTCTCAGGTCGGGCTCAGGGTGTCATTCCGGAAGCCTCCATTTGGTGGCTCTCAGCTCCCTGCAAACACAGGGACGTTCAGTTCGATTCTAGGACCGTGCACAGTGAGGGGATTGGAGACCTCGGAGGAAAGGACGGGGTCCACAGCACGGAATAGGGAGCAAGGCCCTGCGTGCTCCACCACGTCCCTGCTCAGAGCAGCCGTCGGTGGGAGGGGCCCTGCCCGGTCCTCGGCTGCAGAGGGTGCTCAGCTCTGAGGACCCGGGAGCCCGCAGCTGGGAGCACCAGGTGGGATTCATGTCCTCTCTGTGCCCTACACCTGGAGGAGCTCCATCTTCGGGGCTCCAAAGATAACTGCATTTGCTCATCCCCTTGCACACCCGTTCCAGAATTAAAATCGGGATGAAGGTGTGAAAGCCATCGATGCTGGAAATCTCTGGTGTCTGTATGTCAGCTGGCGTCACAGCCACGGAATTTTGGCACAGCTTAAATGTGTGTGCAAGCGTCCTGGGGCGGCTGTAACAAATTCCCGCAAACTGAGgggcttaaaaccacagaaattcaTCCTCCCCCAGTCCTGGACACCAGACGTCTGAAATGAAGGGGTTTCAGGGCCGCTCTCCCCCTGGaagctccaggggagggtccttcctgcctcttccagcttctggggctccaggcgtccctgggctggtggccgcctccctccgtctctgcctccgtctccacgtggcttctcctctgtgtctgtgtctcctcttctgtctctgatgaggacactgtcactggatttagggccaccctcATGCAGCAGGTCCCAgcctgaggttctgggtggacatggaTTTTGGGGGACACTCTTCACTCCGGTACCAATGTGTGCTTTTCTTCCAAAGCAATGATGGCGGGAAGCAGGCATTCCCAGAGGCCCCGAATTACAGCTCACAATCTCCATCTCGGACCCACAGTGGGGAGGCCGCCTGCCCTGCGGCCATCTCACCCTGGAGGTCCCCGAGCCCCCCCACTCTGGGCCCCGCCCAGCTCTTGCCTTGCAGACTGCAGGCCGTCCTCTTCCAAAGGGGCCGTGAACCCAACGCCGCATGTCCCCTTGTGATGTGTAAAGTGTCAGAAACTTTGCTGTTCCAGGCGAATCCTCGGTTCCCAGGACCCCGCTGTCTTGGCCTCCTGGACGCTCCAGGCATGGGGGCCCCTCATCTTCCCGGAGCAGCAAGGCATTGGGGCTGTGACGGGTGCGTGCTGGGTGCGGGAACAGACAGAGATGCCCCCACCCACGTGACGACGGGGGTCTCGGCTGCTGACACTCCTGGGGGGCTTGTGTGTCCAGTGGTCTTGCTGGGTGCCTGGTCCCCACAGGATTCCTTGGGTGAGGCCAGGAGCACGCTCTTGGAGGCCAGACCCCAgatgcttctgtggcccggggctCTTGGCTGGGGCAGGAGCCAGAGGACCGGCCAGAGGAAACCTCGTGCACCACAAAGCATCTCGGGGAGCCCATCGTGGCTGCCGACACTCATTGTCCTCACACAACTGGGCTTCCACGGGTTCTCATCCACTGGGGGGGGCCTGACCCATGCCTCCCAGGCGTCCGTCTCTTCTGGGGGTCTCCACTTGTGAAATTTAAGTCAAGCACGTGCCCCGAAGGGCCAGAGCGACCAGCCATTCTGGTAGCCCCTGTCGTTTGCTCTTGTGGGGACCTGGTGAAGTGGGGGGGACCCCTGAGCTCCCGGAGCACGGGGGCCGAAGGGGCCTGTCCACCGTCGTCTGGCCACATCCGAGCACTGGGAGTGACCGATGATGAGATGAACACCAGGTCCGGGGGCACCCGGCTGGGCAGCAGAGGGTGTGCGTGCACCTCAGACCCGGGAGGCGCGGAGAAAGAGTCAGGTGGGCGGCTCCGGATGGGCTGTCGGGGGCCGTGGGGGACACAGCGGGGCCGCCTGGCCGTCCGCCCTCTGCCACCGTCTGCAGAATCCCACGGGGCCTGCCTGTCCTCCCATCTGCTCTCACCCTCTGTGGGCGGCCGTGTCCGGACGCCAGGACGGAAGGGAGGGGTCTGGCCGCCCCGTCCCGGGGGGCACCCGGCTCAAAGCAGGCTCTCCTGTCTCTTGAGGCAGGGCTGGCCGGCCCCCTCGAGCCCGTCGGCGTGGCCGCTGGCCGTGGAGCGGGCCGACAGCGTCCGGGCCGAGAAGAGGCTCTCCCGGCGGGCGTCCAGGCTGTCGGCCGGCAGCCGGCCGTAGCCCAGGTAGTCCCGGAGGCGGAGCTGGAACTCGCGGGACGCAAAGTAGTAGACGAAGGGGTCCAGACAGTTGTTGAGGCAGCTCAGGCACAGCGTGAGCTTGTAGACGTGGTAGTAGCTCTGGCCGAAGAAGAGCCGGCTCACCATGTGGACCAGCAGCACGAAGTTGTTGGGCGCAAAGCAGGTGACGAACGCCAGGAGGACCACGGCCGCCAGGCAGACCGCCCGCCGCCGCTGGCCCCGGCCGTGGGGGTCGGGTGTGCGCAGAAGCTTGAGGATGGTGGCCGTGTAGCAGGCCACGGTGACCACGAAGGGGATGAGGAAGAGGACGATGAAGAGCGTGAAGAGGAAGACGGCCCACAGGGCCACGCTGGGCAGCATGGTCGACTTGAGCACGTCAAAGCAGGTGACGATGCCCAGGGCCTCCACCTCGTACGTGAGGTCCGTGCGAGCCAGCGGGgacagggccgccagcagcagcagccacatgGCCACACAGGCGGCCACGGCGTAGCGGCGCCGCCGCCAGCGGGCGGACGCCAGCGGGTAGACGACGCCCAGGAAGCGGTCCACGCTGATGCAGGTCATGGTGAGGATGGAGGAGTACATGTTGGCGTAGAAGGCCACGGTGACCACGTTGCACAGCAGCTCGCCAAACACCCAGTGGTGGCCGTTGCAGTGGTAATAGATCTGGAAGGGCAGCACGCTCGCCAGCGTCAGGTCCGTCACGCTCAGGTTGATCATGAAGATGATGGAGGGCGACTGGGGCCCAATGTGTCGGCACAGCACCCAGAGCGAGAACAGGTTCCCCGGGATGCTGACCAGCGCCACGAGCGAGTAGACCACGGGCAGGACCACGGCGATGGTGGGGTCCTGCAGCATCAGCAGCGTGGCGTTGTCCGGCCGCGTCATGTTCATGTCCATCATGGCGGGGAGACCGGGGCCGGGGGGCAGGGCCGGGCCGCGCGCCCACCTCCACGGGCTCAGGGGCGGATCTGGAAGGCAAGGGGCACAGGGgtgagaggggcagggaggggtccTCGTCTGTGGCCCCCGTGGGCTCCCCGCTTGgttctcccccctcctcctctctccctcttgttCTCCCACTGGATCGCAGGCCTCACACACGCCAACTCCTGAAACACTGCATCGCACAGAAAACAGATAAGGACCATCCATTACTCAACGGCCCAGAGACATAGGTGGGCTCAGAGACAGACTGCCCGGGGCCTCCGGGTCAGTGCGCAGCTGGCCCTTCCTTGGCAACCTCTTTCCTTCTCGTTGTTTGGAAGCACAGAGAGCGTGCCGTCAGCCCCGCCGCGGTGGCTTCAACATTGGGGCCGTGAGAAAGCGGGGAGTGCAACAGAGTGACAAGTTTACAAAGTTACCAAGTGACGAATCCTGCACGCAACAGTGTTTCCAGCAGCAAAATGTTCCCCTGGGACTGCTCTGagcctggtttcctcatctgggcAAGGTGAAGTTGGCGACCCCCCCAGAGACAGCCTGGCTGGCGCTGACTGCCCTCCTCGACCACATGGGGGCACTGCACTGCCAACATTGCAGGCCCGGCAGGTCTGTTACTCATCTATCACCGTGTGCctggcctccctccctctgctacCATAACACCTCATCACCACGGCCCCCCACCTCCATTCACTTCTACACCTGGGACCCCAACCCCAGAGCACCTATTGGAGGCTGCTCATTAGGGTTGAGGACGTTGGAGCCCCTGAGACGACACCCACGTGTCCTCcgtcccacctccctcccctaaAGGCAGGCTTTTCAGTGGTGGATTTGGATCCCCACAAAATTTCCTGTCACCTTGAGCGTCACCCCACAGCACAAGCAGGACAGGAAGACAGGAAAGAG is a window encoding:
- the P2RY8 gene encoding P2Y purinoceptor 8 produces the protein MMDMNMTRPDNATLLMLQDPTIAVVLPVVYSLVALVSIPGNLFSLWVLCRHIGPQSPSIIFMINLSVTDLTLASVLPFQIYYHCNGHHWVFGELLCNVVTVAFYANMYSSILTMTCISVDRFLGVVYPLASARWRRRRYAVAACVAMWLLLLAALSPLARTDLTYEVEALGIVTCFDVLKSTMLPSVALWAVFLFTLFIVLFLIPFVVTVACYTATILKLLRTPDPHGRGQRRRAVCLAAVVLLAFVTCFAPNNFVLLVHMVSRLFFGQSYYHVYKLTLCLSCLNNCLDPFVYYFASREFQLRLRDYLGYGRLPADSLDARRESLFSARTLSARSTASGHADGLEGAGQPCLKRQESLL